TTGCTTCCCTGACAGCGACAACCTCCACCCACTTGGTGAAGCTTTCTGTTGCAACTAGAATCCACTTCTTCCCCATTGATGGGGGTTGATTGGTCCCACAAAATCTACCGCCCATGTATGGAATGGGTATGGTGTTTTGAGGCTGTTCTTCTGCACGCTTGGTGCATGTATCAAGTTTGCATGCTTTTGGCATTGTAGACACCTTTTGGCCCAGTTGATTGCATCTTCCTTCATTTTTGGCCAGTAATAGCCAATCCTGATTAGTTCATACCATAAAGCCCTTCTTCCTTGGTGTCTCCCACATACTCCTTGATGGACTTCTTCCAAgactttatctttttcttcatctCGAACGCATTTTAGCATCTCTACGGTAAAACTCTTTTTGAACAACTCACCTTTTCGCAAGAAGTAGCGTTCTGATCTCTTCTTCAATCTCTCAGCTTCTATTTTCTCTAAAGGCAAAACTCCAGCATCGAGGTACTCTACGATGGGTTGTTGCCAATTGTGAACATTACATATCTGCatgctttcttttgtttcttgacAAGCCTTGCAGGAAGCCTGTAATTCATCACAATGAAACTTCATTTTCGGCCAATAAATACCCCACCTCTGGAGCCTTTGGTACAAACCGGGGCCTTCTTCTCCGCAAGTGGCTCCATGCAGTTGTtctgctttttctttcccttcttcttctcctacaCATTTCATGAGGAGTCCATCATTGCTTTTTCTGAACATTTGCCCATTGAGGAGGCAAAATCCTCTTGTTTCTTTGGTGATGTTGAGCGTTCTGAGCTGTTCATGTATAGGCGTTCGCCAATCATTGGTTTTTCCTTCCACAAACATCCCTTCTTCTCTGGCAGGACTTTCAGCTACCCGATGTTCCAAAGCATGTTGTCCATTTTGAATAGTAACTCTACTCCCCAATGTTGCTAAAGCATCCGCATGCTTGTTTTCTATTCGGGGTACATGCTCAAATGAGATCTTATCAAATACCTTCATCATGCGCCACACTTGCTCTCTGCATAAGGCCAGACTTCTTTCCTTCGTGCCATACCCTCCTAGGATTTGTTGTATTATTAGGTTGGAGTCTCCTTTGACATGGAGTTTCTTGATACCAACTTCTTGAGCCATCTTTAGACCGAGCATTAGCGCTTCACACTCTGCCTCATTGTTGGTGCAAGAGAAATCCAATCGAAACATGAAGGACAGGTTTCTTTCATGGGAGTCTGTAAGGATGACTCCTGCCCCTCCTTGAGGATTCGAGGGTGTTCCATCAAACATGAGGGTCCATGTTTCCTCTTCATTGCAAGCATAAACAGTCTCTATTGTTCCTGGAATCTGATCTGGCAACTCTTCAATCGTTGCTTTTTCAGGACAGATCGACAAGAGGTCAGCCAAAGCTTGGCTCTTAATGGTGGTAGGTGTCACCAATTTCACATCATATTCGCTTATTAGGAGTACCCAACAACTCATTCTTCCAGTCAACATTGGcttttcaattaaaaatctGAGACCTTCATTTTTCGATATGACTTCTACTTGGTGTGCTTGAAAGTAGTGTCGGTATCTTTGTGAGATGTACACCAGAGCGAGACAATGTTTCTCTGGTGAAGAGTATCTTTGTTCCGGCCCTTTCATGGCTCTGCTAACATAAGCAATGGGTTTCTCTTTACCTTCACCTTCTTGTGCAATTAACCCACTAACTGCTTCTTCTCCTACCGCTAAGTATACCTTCAATGGTGCACCAGGCTGAGGGGAAGTCATGGTGTGAGTGGACGTGAGAACGTTCTTGATCTTGTCCATCACAGCTTGGTGGTGTTGTCCCCACGTAAAGGTGTTCTTCTCTTTCAACAAAGGTCTTAGGGGTCCTAAGAGCTCCCCTAATGCTGGTATGAACCTTTGAATGTACCCCAGCTTGCCTATGAACTTCTGAAGTCCCTTGATGTCTTTCGGAGGTTCCATGTCTTGGACAGCTTTAATCTTATCCTCGTCAGCTGAAATGCCTCCTTTGTGGACTCTGAATCCTAAGAACTTTCCAGATGACACCCAGAAGTCACATTTCATGGGGTTCATCTTGAGTCTATACTTTCTGCATCTAGTGAACACAGCTCTGAGGTGTTCTGTGTGTTGCTTCCCGGATGTTGACTTGACAACCAAATCGTCTACATAGTCTTCTACAAAGTCATGTATTATGTCATGGAATATAGCAGTCATGGCTCTTTGGTAGGTTGCTCCAGCATTCTTTAGGCCAAAAGGCATGACAGTATAGTAAAAATTACCTACGGGTGTTCGAAATGCTGTCTTTTCTTCATCTCCCGGAGCCATTCTAATTTGGTTGTACCCGCTAAATCCATCCATGAAGGAGAACCTCTCAAATCCGGCTGTAGCATCTACCATTCTATCGACATCTGGCAGAGAAAAATCATCCTTAGGGCAAGCTTTGTTTAGATCTCTAAAATCCACGCAACACCGGATCTGCccattcttctttttcactggCACTATGTTGGCTAACCAAGAGGGATGTTGTATTGGTTTGACAAACTTGGCTATGAGTAACTTTTCGATTTCTTTCTTTACTTGAGCTTCTATTTCATTGGAGAATTTTTTAGGAGCTTGCTTGATAAGAGTTGCTCCTTTCCTCACGGCTAAATTGTGGGTCACCAGGTTTGGATCTAACCCTGGCATTTCATCATAGTTCCAAGCGAACACATCTCTGAACTCTGTTAATAATGCTATCAaatcccttttctctttctcccctAGAGTTTTGCACACGATCAAAGGCCTCGGGTGTTCTTCAGTTCCTAAATTAATCTCTTCCAACTCTTCCTCCTTCTGCTTTGCTTCATCTTGGAGTTGGAAAGGGGCATTTTCTATGCTGCTTTGCAAATGTTCTTTTTCTTGTATACTTAGGATGTCGGGGCCAGGGGAGTTCTGGTAATTTTTCTCCCCTGGACCCCCGAGTTCCTATAGGATACACCATCGATATCTTCCACCTGGGAGAATTTCCTTATGAAGCCCTAGGTCTTCGATTGCTGTTGCTCGTTTTTGGTGTTTTCTTTTGGTGCTTGACCCTGGTAATGCAAGCTGTTCATAGAAACTCGCATCCACTAAATGTGCTTCTCCCGTATCAAAGGGTGTTACAGTGGCTGAGATGCTAATATCCTTCCCTCTCCAACTAGACTTTATGCATTGATGCCAACTTGAAGGAATGCACTGATGTAAATGAATCCATGGACGTCCCAGTAGGATGTGGTAGCTAGAGCTTCCATCCACCACATGAAACTTATTATTGGTCTTTATGGGGCCAACCTCCAAGACAGCATTAACACACCCTCTAGATTTCACACCCACTCTATTAAAAGCATTGAGCCCGACTTGAGTAGGCCTTATCTGATCAGCAGAACCTCCCATTTTTAGAAATATATGAGTGGGTATAATGTTTACCCCTGATCCAGCATCCACCAAGGCCCTTCTGACCTTCATGCCTTCTACTACTACTTCCACGTACAATGGTTTATTATGGTAAAACTCCCCATTAAATGAGTCAGGGTCCCGAAACACCAGGGCGTTTGCATGGGCCTTTGCTAATCTTGTGAGCTGAGCGTTAATGCCCCCAAAACCTTTTTCATGCTTCTGAATGACTCCTATTAGAGCTCTGGCCACCTCTTTCTGAATGTGGGGTTCTAAGCCAAGTTGGTTGAACATGATTCTACAACCTCGAGACTTCAAAAGACCTCTTGTCAAGGTGTCTTCATCCAAGGACTCCTCCATGGTAACCATCTCTTCTGCTTCATCTACGATCTCTGTCAGCATTACCTCTCCTTCAATGCCTATCATTCCAACATCATGTTGAGGGAAAGGAGTACTTTTTACACCTTCTTGGTTTTGTTCCCCATTTAGGAGTATCTTCCCTTCCTTCACTTGCCTATGAAACATCGTCCTTACCACATAACAATCGGTTAACCCATGGCCCTTATTGCGGTGCACCATGCAATATCTTGGATCTCTCAAGTCTTCAGATGTTGATGGCTTTCTATCCGTTCTGGGGTTTAATGTTTCATCCTCAAACCATCCATTTACGACAACCATGGCCTAAGCTCTAGAGAGAGGTAGTGGGGGTAGAGGACTGTTTTTCTTAACACCCTAAGAATAGGAACTCCTTCTGCCCCTGCCATCAGTGGCACACACTTCCAGAGGAGAAACTTCTTTATATCTCCTTTCATTGTGCTTCATTGCCGCTGTTATGTCAGATGCTCTCTTTAAGAGATCAGAGAAAGTGTTTATGTTGCtcatagaaatataaatttggGATCCATCTTCCACATTTCTAATATACCCGTACACCAATTGTGGCTCTGGGAGAGTGTCTATACAAAGTAAAGCTTGATCTCTGTACCTCTTGACGAACGCTACCAATCCTTCTCCTTGTCTCTGTTTCACTCTCCCCAGGTCCATGATGTGCATGGAGGGTTCCTCTTCCAGGAACTTGTTGCAGAACTCCGTTACTAATTGCAGAACTGGGCATTTCAAATCAGATTGCCCTATGTTGAAGAAATAAGAAAGGCCTAGGAAGATAAGGAAGAAAGGGCTGATGGCCTCTTAGGAGgacttggaaaatgactcagaagatgatgaagaatccGAAACCAAGTCCCAACAGTGTCTCATGGCTGATCACATCGAACAagtatgcctagcatccaagaggaaggacaacatgtggtacatggatagcggatgctctaggcatatgaccggaaaggCAATATTCTTCATTAAACTTGATGAGTATGATGGAGGATTTGTCACTTTCGGTTATGATGGTAAAGGAAAGATAGTGGCCattggaaaagttggtaaaagttTCTCTTCTTCAATAAATGATGTACTTCTTGTAAATggattgaaacaaaatttgctAAGTGTTAGCcaattatgtgatcttggatATGAAGTTGTCTTTAAAAAATTGGTATGCTTAGTTGTTTGTGAAAAATCTGGGGATATTTTGTTTGAAGCTAAAAGGTGcaataatgtgtatggattaactcttgaagATTTAAAAGACcaaaa
This sequence is a window from Arachis duranensis cultivar V14167 chromosome 2, aradu.V14167.gnm2.J7QH, whole genome shotgun sequence. Protein-coding genes within it:
- the LOC107473395 gene encoding uncharacterized protein LOC107473395, with protein sequence MVVVNGWFEDETLNPRTDRKPSTSEDLRDPRYCMVHRNKGHGLTDCYVVRTMFHRQVKEGKILLNGEQNQEGVKSTPFPQHDVGMIGIEGEVMLTEIVDEAEEMVTMEESLDEDTLTRGLLKSRGCRIMFNQLGLEPHIQKEVARALIGVIQKHEKGFGGINAQLTRLAKAHANALVFRDPDSFNGEFYHNKPLYVEVVVEGMKVRRALVDAGSGVNIIPTHIFLKMGGSADQIRPTQVGLNAFNRVGVKSRGCVNAVLEVGPIKTNNKFHVVDGSSSYHILLGRPWIHLHQCIPSSWHQCIKSSWRGKDISISATELGGPGEKNYQNSPGPDILSIQEKEHLQSSIENAPFQLQDEAKQKEEELEEINLGTEEHPRPLIVCKTLGEKEKRDLIALLTEFRDVFAWNYDEMPGLDPNLVTHNLAVRKGATLIKQAPKKFSNEIEAQVKKEIEKLLIAKFVKPIQHPSWLANIVPVKKKNGQIRCCVDFRDLNKACPKDDFSLPDVDRMVDATAGFERFSFMDGFSGYNQIRMAPGDEEKTAFRTPVGNFYYTVMPFGLKNAGATYQRAMTAIFHDIIHDFVEDYVDDLVVKSTSGKQHTEHLRAVFTRCRKYRLKMNPMKCDFWVSSGKFLGFRVHKGGISADEDKIKAVQDMEPPKDIKGLQKFIGKLGYIQRFIPALGELLGPLRPLLKEKNTFTWGQHHQAVMDKIKNVLTSTHTMTSPQPGAPLKVYLAVGEEAVSGLIAQEGEGKEKPIAYVSRAMKGPEQRYSSPEKHCLALVYISQRYRHYFQAHQVEVISKNEGLRFLIEKPMLTGRMSCWVLLISEYDVKLVTPTTIKSQALADLLSICPEKATIEELPDQIPGTIETVYACNEEETWTLMFDGTPSNPQGGAGVILTDSHERNLSFMFRLDFSCTNNEAECEALMLGLKMAQEVGIKKLHVKGDSNLIIQQILGGYGTKERSLALCREQVWRMMKVFDKISFEHVPRIENKHADALATLGSRVTIQNGQHALEHRVAESPAREEGMFVEGKTNDWRTPIHEQLRTLNITKETRGFCLLNGQMFRKSNDGLLMKCVGEEEGKEKAEQLHGATCGEEGPGLYQRLQRWGIYWPKMKFHCDELQASCKACQETKESMQICNVHNWQQPIVEYLDAGVLPLEKIEAERLKKRSERYFLRKGRCNQLGQKVSTMPKACKLDTCTKRAEEQPQNTIPIPYMGGRFCGTNQPPSMGKKWILVATESFTKWVEVVAVREANAEAVVRFIKENIICRFGLPSVLVSDNRTHFVNQRVWGVLEQYQIKHHKSSPYYPQGNGQAEATNKSLLKILTKMVTDAHKDWSEYLPLALWAYRTTRYGTTEVTPFSLVFGVEAVLPTEIEVPTARMLLDKARDREAEVQELEEKREVVGSKMEEYHRRLALAYDKHVQPRVFLEGDLVLKSIDAVMRKMSLPKWAPKWEGPYIVSEVHPNRHCILLDPDHGTTTSPINFKYVKKYYA